In Ciconia boyciana chromosome 3, ASM3463844v1, whole genome shotgun sequence, a genomic segment contains:
- the TENT5A gene encoding terminal nucleotidyltransferase 5A — MADDEKAGGSPGGSYAGGCESAHCNVLSWEQVQRLDRILSETIPIHGRGNFPTLAMQPRQIVKVVRSRLEEKGIGLRDVRLNGSAASHVLHQDSGLGYKDLDLIFCADLKGEAEFQTVKDVVLDCLLDFLPEGVNKEKITPLTLKEAYVQKMVKVCNDSDRWSLISLSNNSGKNVELKFVDSLRRQFEFSVDSFQIKLDSLLLFYECSENPMTETFHPTIIGESVYGDFQEAFDHLCNKIIATRNPEEIRGGGLLKYCNLLVRGFRAASESEIKSLQRYMCSRFFIDFSDIGEQQRKLESYLQNHFVGLEDRKYDYLMTLHGVVNESTVCLMGHERRQTLNLITMLAIRVLAEQNIIPNVANVTCYYQPAPYVADANFSNYYIAQVQTVFPCQQHTYSTWLPCN, encoded by the exons ATGGCAGACGATGAGAAggccggcggcagccccggcgggaGTTACGCGGGCGGCTGCGAGAGCGCGCACTGCAACGTGCTGAGCTGGGAGCAAGTGCAGCGGCTGGACCGCATCCTCAGCGAGACCATCCCCATCCACGGCCGCGGCAACTTCCCCACGCTGGCCATGCAGCCCCGCCAGATCGTCAAAGTGGTGCGGAGCCggctggaggagaagggcatCGGGCTGCGGGACGTGCGGCTCAACGGCTCGGCCGCCAGCCACGTCCTCCACCAGGACAGCGGCCTGGGCTACAAGGACTTGGACCTCATCTTCTGCGCCGACCTCAAAGGGGAAGCCGAGTTTCAGACTGTGAAGGACGTGGTCTTGGACTGCCTCTTGGATTTCTTACCCGAGGGGGTGAACAAGGAGAAGATCACGCCGCTCACCCTCAAG GAGGCTTATGTGCAGAAAATGGTAAAAGTATGCAATGATTCAGACCGATGGAGTCTCATCTCCCTGTCCAACAACAGTGGCAAAAATGTGGAGCTGAAATTTGTGGACTCTCTGAGGCGGCAGTTTGAATTCAGTGTCGATTCCTTTCAAATCAAGCTGGactccctgctgcttttttatgaGTGCTCAGAGAATCCGATGACTGAAACTTTTCACCCGACTATCATTGGTGAGAGCGTCTATGGGGATTTCCAGGAAGCCTTTGATCACCTCTGCAACAAGATAATCGCCACCAGAAACCCGGAAGAAATCAGAGGAGGTGGTCTTCTGAAGTACTGCAACCTTTTGGTAAGGGGCTTTAGGGCTGCCTCTGAATCCGAGATTAAGTCCCTGCAGAGATACATGTGTTCGAGGTTTTTCATTGACTTCTCAGACAttggagagcagcagagaaagctggAGTCCTACTTGCAGAACCACTTTGTGGGATTAGAGGACCGCAAGTATGACTATCTCATGACCCTTCACGGTGTGGTGAATGAGAGCACAGTGTGCCTGATGGGACATGAGAGGAGACAGACTCTGAATCTGATCACCATGCTGGCCATCCGGGTCCTAGCTGAGCAAAATATCATCCCCAATGTGGCCAATGTCACCTGCTACTACCAGCCAGCCCCATACGTAGCAGATGCCAACTTCAGCAATTACTATATTGCCCAGGTTCAGACGGTGTTCCCTTGCCAGCAGCACACATACTCTACTTGGCTGCCCTGTAATTAA